A stretch of Amycolatopsis balhimycina FH 1894 DNA encodes these proteins:
- a CDS encoding acyl-CoA dehydrogenase family protein, with amino-acid sequence MPLQLPKSSWSTTELEDLRELSRSFLQKEVVPHQERWAAEKKADRELWTKAGEVGLLCLSIPEEYGGGGGTFAHEAVLYEEQSRAGDSAWGVTVHNGIVAHYLLAYASEEKKREWLPKLATGEMVGAIAMTEPGTGSDLQGIKTRAVRDGDHYVLNGAKTFITNGFHADLVIVACKTDPDAGAQGVSLLVVETATPGFRRGRVLDKVGMKGQDTAELFFDDVRVPVANLLGDAEGQGFVQLMRQLPQERLIIAVTAVAGMEAAIDLTLEYTKERTAFGRPIFSFQNTKFTLAEAATEAAVARAFLDQCLERHLKGELDVQGAAMAKLWTTERVNKVIDDCVQLFGGYGYMTEYPIARAWADVRISRIFGGTSEIMKEIISRSL; translated from the coding sequence GTGCCGCTGCAACTCCCGAAGAGCTCGTGGAGCACGACCGAGCTCGAAGACCTCCGCGAGCTGTCGCGGTCGTTCCTGCAGAAGGAGGTCGTCCCGCACCAGGAACGCTGGGCGGCGGAGAAGAAGGCCGACCGCGAGCTGTGGACCAAGGCCGGCGAGGTCGGCCTGCTCTGCCTGTCCATCCCCGAGGAGTACGGCGGGGGCGGCGGCACCTTCGCGCACGAGGCCGTGCTCTACGAAGAGCAGTCGCGCGCCGGCGACAGCGCGTGGGGCGTCACCGTCCACAATGGAATCGTCGCGCACTACCTGCTCGCCTACGCTTCGGAAGAGAAGAAGCGGGAGTGGCTGCCGAAGCTGGCCACCGGAGAGATGGTCGGCGCGATCGCGATGACCGAGCCGGGCACCGGCTCCGACCTGCAGGGGATCAAGACGCGCGCGGTGCGCGACGGCGACCACTACGTCCTCAACGGCGCGAAGACCTTCATCACCAACGGCTTCCACGCCGATCTGGTGATCGTCGCCTGCAAGACCGACCCGGACGCCGGCGCGCAGGGCGTCTCGCTGCTCGTGGTCGAGACCGCCACGCCGGGCTTCCGCCGCGGCCGCGTCCTCGACAAGGTCGGCATGAAGGGCCAGGACACCGCCGAGCTGTTCTTCGACGACGTCCGCGTGCCGGTCGCCAACCTGCTCGGCGACGCCGAAGGCCAGGGCTTCGTCCAGCTGATGCGGCAGCTGCCTCAGGAACGGCTGATCATCGCCGTCACGGCGGTGGCGGGGATGGAGGCGGCGATCGACCTCACGCTCGAGTACACCAAGGAGCGCACGGCGTTCGGCCGGCCCATCTTCTCCTTCCAGAACACCAAGTTCACCCTCGCCGAGGCGGCGACCGAGGCCGCGGTGGCGCGGGCGTTCCTCGACCAGTGCCTCGAACGGCACCTCAAGGGCGAGCTCGACGTCCAGGGCGCGGCGATGGCGAAGCTGTGGACCACCGAGCGGGTCAACAAGGTCATCGACGACTGCGTGCAGCTCTTCGGCGGCTACGGCTACATGACCGAGTACCCGATCGCGCGGGCCTGGGCCGACGTCCGGATCTCCCGGATCTTCGGCGGCACCAGCGAGATCATGAAGGAAATCATCTCCCGCTCGCTCTGA
- a CDS encoding GNAT family N-acetyltransferase, producing MDDEVSGVVLRPVAEADLDLLERLTNDPAATGEHQWFGWHDPGYLRRRWQETGMLTTENGMLVPTLGGRVLGLVSWYRSRTGPTSFCWTMGLVLAPEARGHGYGTAAQRLLVEYLFAHTQLNRVEATTEIGNRAEQRSLEKAGFTREGVLRGYGFRDGEWRDSVVYSVVRSDLAKS from the coding sequence ATGGACGACGAGGTCTCCGGAGTCGTGCTCCGGCCCGTGGCCGAGGCCGATCTCGACCTGCTCGAACGGCTGACCAACGATCCCGCCGCGACGGGCGAACACCAGTGGTTCGGCTGGCACGACCCCGGTTACCTGCGCCGCCGGTGGCAAGAGACCGGGATGCTCACCACCGAGAACGGCATGCTGGTGCCGACGCTCGGCGGCCGCGTGCTCGGGCTGGTCTCCTGGTACCGCAGCCGCACCGGGCCGACGTCGTTCTGCTGGACCATGGGCCTGGTCCTGGCGCCGGAAGCCCGCGGCCACGGCTACGGCACCGCGGCCCAGCGGCTGCTCGTCGAATACCTCTTCGCGCACACGCAGCTGAACCGCGTCGAAGCGACGACCGAGATCGGCAACCGCGCCGAACAGCGCTCGCTCGAAAAGGCCGGCTTCACGCGCGAAGGCGTTCTTCGCGGTTACGGCTTCCGTGACGGCGAGTGGCGCGACAGCGTCGTGTACTCGGTCGTGCGCTCCGACCTCGCGAAGAGCTAG
- a CDS encoding TetR/AcrR family transcriptional regulator, with amino-acid sequence MTETAHRTQAQRREQTRTALLDATIDSLVEVGYARTSVQEICARAGVSKGAVQHHFTAKAELMAAAVEHLTTKLRRRLAASLDDLPGGGTGVAAAIDLLWAGYSGTLSTAVTELWVAARTDPELRAAIRPVDRALGRATLEHVTQVAGELPPERAELLFWLTVNLTRGLALDAELGGDPARRRQLLDEWKRIAVLLYQDAVTEPS; translated from the coding sequence GTGACCGAGACGGCGCACCGGACGCAGGCGCAGCGGCGCGAACAGACCCGCACGGCGCTGCTGGACGCGACCATCGACTCACTGGTCGAGGTCGGCTACGCGCGCACCTCGGTCCAGGAGATCTGCGCCCGCGCGGGCGTGTCGAAGGGCGCGGTGCAGCACCACTTCACCGCGAAAGCCGAGCTGATGGCGGCCGCGGTCGAGCACCTGACGACGAAGCTGCGCCGACGGCTCGCGGCCTCGCTGGACGATCTGCCCGGCGGCGGCACGGGCGTCGCCGCGGCGATCGACCTGCTGTGGGCCGGCTACTCCGGCACGCTCTCGACCGCCGTCACCGAGCTGTGGGTCGCCGCCCGCACCGACCCCGAGCTGCGCGCGGCCATCCGCCCGGTCGACCGCGCGCTCGGCCGCGCCACGCTCGAACACGTCACCCAGGTCGCCGGCGAGCTGCCGCCCGAACGCGCCGAACTGCTGTTCTGGCTCACCGTCAACCTGACTCGCGGGCTGGCCCTGGACGCCGAACTCGGCGGCGACCCGGCCCGGCGCCGTCAGCTGCTGGACGAGTGGAAGCGCATCGCCGTCCTGCTCTACCAGGACGCCGTCACTGAGCCGAGTTGA
- a CDS encoding succinic semialdehyde dehydrogenase gives MTSTTPANASETTPLPPTVGGVAGAPDSARAARLVARVAGGADSAPIRMRAPFTGQPIATLPQATDADVRAVFGRARAAQRAWADRSPAERARVLTRLHDLVLDRQDEVLDLVQVEAGKARLDAFDEVSATALVAAYYGKHAAKILAPRRVAGVIPGLTRAGEIRHPKGVVGIISPWNYPLALTAMDVLPALAAGNAVVQKPDNQTALSALWLHELAEEAGLPAGTWQIVLGRGSKIGTALIEESDYLCFTGSTPTGKELAGQVAKRLTSYSLELGGKNPMVVLPDADVAKAATGAVTACFSSAGQLCVSVERIYVHEDIRDEFTRAFVARTAALKLGGALDYQAQMGSLTSEEQLAAVSAHVEDARAKGASVLTGGRPRPDLGPLFYEPTVLSDVTPDMLPFAAETFGPVVSIYGYTDVTDAIDRANDTPFGLNASVWSRNGRAGWEVAARLKAGTVNVNEGYAATFGSVGVPMGGMKDSGVGRRNGAEGLLKYTESQSIALQRGLALRPPRAIPGSLWSRGMTFGLKALRRLPR, from the coding sequence ATGACCAGCACGACCCCCGCGAACGCGAGCGAAACCACCCCGTTGCCGCCGACCGTCGGCGGAGTCGCCGGGGCGCCGGACTCGGCGCGGGCGGCCCGGCTCGTCGCCCGCGTGGCGGGCGGCGCCGACTCGGCGCCGATCCGCATGCGCGCGCCCTTCACCGGGCAGCCGATCGCGACCCTGCCCCAGGCCACCGACGCCGACGTCCGCGCGGTGTTCGGCCGCGCGCGGGCCGCCCAGCGGGCGTGGGCGGACCGCTCCCCCGCCGAGCGCGCCCGGGTGCTCACGCGCCTGCACGACCTCGTGCTCGACCGGCAGGACGAGGTGCTCGACCTGGTCCAGGTCGAAGCGGGCAAGGCCCGGCTCGACGCGTTCGACGAAGTCAGCGCGACCGCGCTCGTCGCGGCCTATTACGGCAAGCACGCCGCGAAGATCCTCGCCCCGCGCCGCGTCGCCGGCGTCATCCCCGGCCTGACCCGCGCGGGCGAGATCCGGCACCCGAAGGGCGTCGTCGGGATCATCTCGCCGTGGAACTACCCCTTGGCGCTCACCGCGATGGACGTCCTCCCGGCGCTGGCCGCCGGCAACGCCGTGGTGCAGAAGCCGGACAACCAGACCGCGCTCTCGGCGCTCTGGCTGCACGAACTCGCCGAGGAGGCCGGGCTGCCGGCCGGGACCTGGCAGATCGTGCTCGGCCGCGGGTCCAAGATCGGCACCGCGCTGATCGAGGAGTCGGACTACCTCTGCTTCACCGGCTCGACGCCGACCGGCAAGGAACTCGCCGGGCAGGTGGCGAAGCGGCTGACGTCGTACTCGCTTGAGCTCGGCGGCAAGAACCCGATGGTCGTGCTGCCCGACGCCGACGTCGCGAAGGCCGCGACGGGCGCGGTGACGGCGTGCTTCTCCTCGGCCGGGCAGCTGTGCGTGTCGGTCGAGCGGATCTACGTCCACGAGGACATCCGCGACGAGTTCACCCGGGCGTTCGTGGCCCGCACGGCCGCGCTGAAGCTCGGCGGCGCCCTGGACTACCAGGCCCAGATGGGCTCGCTGACGTCGGAAGAGCAGCTCGCGGCGGTGTCGGCGCACGTGGAAGACGCCCGCGCGAAGGGTGCTTCGGTGCTCACCGGCGGCCGCCCCCGGCCGGACCTCGGCCCGCTGTTCTACGAACCGACAGTGCTTTCGGACGTCACCCCGGACATGCTGCCGTTCGCGGCGGAGACGTTCGGGCCGGTCGTGTCGATCTACGGCTACACCGACGTCACCGACGCCATCGACCGCGCCAACGACACGCCGTTCGGGCTCAACGCCAGCGTCTGGTCCCGCAACGGCCGCGCGGGCTGGGAGGTCGCGGCCCGCCTCAAGGCCGGCACGGTCAACGTCAACGAGGGCTACGCGGCGACGTTCGGCAGCGTCGGCGTCCCGATGGGCGGGATGAAGGACTCCGGCGTCGGCCGCCGCAACGGCGCCGAGGGCCTGCTGAAGTACACGGAGTCCCAGTCCATCGCCCTGCAGCGCGGCCTGGCCCTGCGGCCGCCGCGCGCGATCCCGGGCTCACTCTGGTCCCGCGGCATGACATTCGGCCTCAAGGCCCTCCGCCGCCTCCCCCGCTGA
- a CDS encoding CaiB/BaiF CoA transferase family protein — protein sequence MKAGPLSGLKVVELAGLAPGPFATMILADLGADVVRVDRATPGEDILGIGADPLARGRRSVGINTKTPEGVELVLKLCDTADVLIEGFRPGVAERIGLGPGVVHARNPRLVYGRMTGWGQDGPLARAAGHDINYIGIAGALEPIGRAGERPVPPLNLVGDFGGGGLLLAMGILAALYERNTSGRGQVVDASMVDGAALLTTSLHGIKAAGLWSEERGENMLDGGAPFYDTYETADGKYVAVGAIEMRFWGDLVRVLGLNSDELPLHVDKTQWPKLREIVAEAIAQHTRDDLVARAEGTDACLTPVLSPTEAPSHPHNAARGTFVEIGGMVQPAPAPRFDRTPPGTPEAPRAKGSDTEAVLAELGVTDLEALREAGVIA from the coding sequence ATGAAGGCAGGTCCGCTCAGCGGCCTGAAGGTGGTCGAGCTCGCCGGGCTCGCGCCCGGGCCCTTCGCCACGATGATCCTCGCCGACCTCGGCGCCGACGTCGTCCGCGTCGACCGCGCGACGCCGGGAGAGGACATCCTCGGCATCGGCGCCGACCCCTTGGCGCGCGGCCGCCGGTCCGTCGGCATCAACACCAAGACGCCCGAGGGCGTCGAGCTGGTGCTGAAGCTGTGTGACACCGCCGACGTGCTCATCGAGGGCTTCCGCCCGGGCGTCGCCGAGCGGATCGGGCTCGGTCCCGGCGTCGTGCACGCCCGCAACCCGCGGCTCGTCTACGGCCGGATGACCGGCTGGGGGCAGGACGGCCCCCTGGCCCGTGCCGCCGGGCACGACATCAACTACATCGGCATCGCCGGCGCCCTCGAACCCATCGGCCGCGCGGGGGAGCGGCCGGTGCCGCCGCTGAACCTCGTCGGCGACTTCGGCGGCGGTGGGCTGCTGCTCGCGATGGGCATCCTGGCCGCGCTGTACGAACGGAACACCTCGGGCCGCGGCCAGGTGGTCGACGCGTCGATGGTCGACGGCGCCGCGCTGCTCACCACGAGCCTGCACGGCATCAAGGCGGCCGGTCTCTGGTCGGAAGAGCGCGGCGAAAACATGCTCGACGGCGGTGCGCCGTTCTACGACACCTACGAAACCGCGGACGGCAAGTACGTCGCCGTCGGCGCGATCGAGATGCGGTTCTGGGGCGACCTGGTCCGCGTGCTGGGGCTCAACAGCGATGAACTGCCGCTGCACGTCGACAAAACGCAGTGGCCGAAGCTGCGCGAAATAGTCGCCGAGGCCATTGCCCAGCACACCCGGGACGACCTCGTCGCGCGCGCCGAAGGCACCGACGCGTGCCTCACGCCGGTGCTCTCGCCCACCGAAGCGCCGTCCCACCCGCACAACGCCGCCCGCGGCACGTTCGTCGAAATCGGCGGCATGGTCCAGCCCGCGCCGGCGCCGCGGTTCGACCGGACGCCGCCGGGCACGCCGGAAGCCCCGCGCGCCAAGGGATCCGACACCGAGGCGGTGCTCGCGGAACTGGGCGTCACGGACCTCGAAGCGCTGCGCGAAGCCGGGGTGATCGCCTAG